The proteins below are encoded in one region of Planctopirus limnophila DSM 3776:
- a CDS encoding RHS repeat domain-containing protein, translated as MPPCDIVLRTNSGLFQTTEYDSTTGSGAAERYVSGIFLKQGSTGASAIDSLSAFRSRETFSASHSDPAAAQPLTEGPSNDTVLVSAAEYDIAGRPILSTQHVDSSTTRETTYSYDYRGRRLVTQGEENFCQKETYDFRGQLIRSERYDGSPTGTLLSRIETDYDPLGRPYQSRRYAVNPTTGSVGAAMVDEVWYDQSGNVLQRTPANLALTESMTYDGLGRVLTITDARDAVTTLAYNIAGHQLSLTDAEENTTTWRYDGVGRVIEEENSLGKSRFFAYNTAGHLETRTDRNGRVIQLVHDDLGRPDTELWKTGGSTVNTVSRTYDAEGRLQSISDDVSAYAYTYDLFGHIATVDNDGTDDVPHVLLTADWNRAGNRLSLAAQVESSDDFTNSYLHNALGQPTQITQQGSVGGNSVTEKRVEFGYDVLNRPHAISRFEQVSGGTSLADSAFTFDDYGRIVQLKHAQSATILAQHYYTYDADRRLSSHETLDGTSAYDYDAIAQLTAADHPTTPDEAYSYDLTGNRTNTGYITGTNNQLLEDGTYEYLYDDEGNRIRKTEVATGDYTVYSWDHRNRLTQVEHRDSLDTPQKRVAYTYDIHNQRITRKLDSTANNSWNDIRHYTFDPTTKGTTSDCVFIHDDSGDLLTRFLHGPGIDMPLAEEDDIGNIKWLLADHLGTIRDVAEHNAGTTTVTNHLTYSTFGQITGSTAGQPLPHYTFTAREYDEDTGLHWYRARWYDAEVGRFVSEDPIEFSGGDTSLLRYTRNTSTSRKDPSGLKEPYFDWTMYGIWCTGYADHYTLKTEPIKPRVKVHTPTTPQCDLNRIIRVDPNAPGRQTCFQLHEFIRLNVDHGMLTKGIPNKQYTELHFQAPLFGNNTWGIQSGEGRPPLHQLW; from the coding sequence GTGCCACCCTGCGACATTGTCCTGCGAACGAACTCCGGACTTTTCCAGACTACTGAATACGACTCGACCACTGGCAGTGGGGCAGCGGAGCGGTATGTTTCAGGAATCTTCCTTAAGCAAGGCTCCACAGGCGCTTCCGCCATTGACAGCTTGTCGGCCTTCCGCTCGCGGGAGACATTCTCTGCGAGCCATTCAGATCCCGCCGCGGCCCAACCCCTCACTGAGGGGCCGTCAAATGATACGGTCCTCGTCTCCGCAGCCGAATACGACATCGCGGGCCGCCCGATTCTCTCGACGCAACACGTCGATAGCAGCACCACGCGCGAAACAACGTATAGCTACGATTACCGTGGCCGCCGCCTCGTCACCCAGGGCGAAGAAAACTTCTGCCAGAAAGAAACCTACGACTTCCGCGGCCAACTCATCCGCAGCGAACGCTACGACGGCTCCCCCACCGGCACACTCTTAAGCCGCATCGAAACCGATTACGACCCCCTCGGCCGCCCCTACCAATCCCGCCGCTACGCCGTCAACCCCACCACCGGCAGCGTGGGTGCGGCGATGGTCGATGAAGTCTGGTACGATCAAAGTGGAAACGTGCTTCAGCGCACACCGGCGAACCTCGCATTAACGGAGTCGATGACCTACGACGGCTTGGGTCGCGTCCTCACCATCACTGATGCAAGAGACGCCGTCACAACGCTGGCTTACAATATCGCCGGTCATCAACTCTCGCTGACTGATGCCGAAGAAAACACGACCACCTGGCGCTACGATGGCGTGGGCCGGGTGATTGAAGAAGAAAATTCCTTGGGGAAATCGCGATTCTTCGCGTACAACACGGCTGGTCACTTAGAGACACGCACCGATCGCAATGGACGAGTCATTCAACTTGTTCATGATGATCTCGGGCGACCCGACACCGAACTCTGGAAGACCGGCGGCAGCACTGTGAACACCGTCAGCCGAACTTACGATGCCGAAGGACGCTTGCAGTCGATTTCCGACGATGTCTCCGCGTATGCCTACACTTACGACCTTTTCGGCCACATCGCCACGGTCGATAACGACGGCACCGACGATGTTCCCCACGTTCTCTTGACGGCTGACTGGAACCGCGCTGGCAATCGCCTCTCGCTGGCGGCACAAGTCGAAAGCAGCGACGATTTCACCAACAGCTACCTCCACAATGCGTTGGGGCAGCCCACGCAGATCACACAGCAGGGAAGTGTGGGCGGTAACTCGGTCACCGAAAAGCGTGTCGAGTTCGGCTACGACGTACTGAACCGCCCCCATGCCATCAGCCGCTTTGAACAAGTTTCAGGCGGCACCTCACTGGCCGACAGCGCGTTCACGTTCGACGATTATGGCCGGATCGTGCAGTTGAAGCACGCTCAATCGGCCACCATCCTGGCCCAGCACTACTACACCTACGATGCCGACCGCCGCCTCTCCAGCCATGAAACTCTGGATGGTACCTCAGCTTACGACTACGACGCCATTGCCCAACTCACCGCCGCCGATCACCCCACGACCCCCGATGAAGCCTACAGCTACGACCTCACCGGCAACCGCACGAACACCGGCTACATCACCGGCACCAACAACCAGCTTCTGGAAGACGGCACCTACGAATACCTCTACGACGACGAAGGCAACCGCATCCGTAAAACGGAAGTCGCCACCGGCGACTATACGGTCTATTCATGGGATCACCGCAACCGGCTGACCCAAGTCGAACACCGCGACTCACTCGATACGCCCCAGAAACGAGTGGCCTACACCTACGACATCCATAACCAGCGCATTACCCGCAAGCTGGACTCGACTGCCAACAACTCGTGGAACGACATCCGCCACTACACGTTCGACCCCACCACGAAAGGCACCACCAGTGACTGCGTGTTCATCCACGATGACAGCGGCGACCTGCTCACCCGATTCCTCCACGGCCCCGGCATCGACATGCCATTAGCCGAAGAAGACGACATTGGCAACATCAAGTGGCTCCTCGCCGACCACCTGGGCACCATCCGCGACGTGGCCGAACACAACGCGGGTACCACCACCGTCACCAACCACCTCACCTACAGCACCTTCGGCCAAATCACGGGCAGCACAGCAGGCCAACCCCTCCCGCATTATACCTTCACGGCGAGAGAATACGACGAAGACACGGGCCTCCACTGGTACCGCGCCAGATGGTACGACGCCGAAGTGGGAAGATTCGTAAGCGAAGATCCGATTGAGTTTAGCGGAGGCGACACCTCACTCCTGCGATATACACGAAATACCTCTACCTCGAGAAAAGACCCTAGCGGATTGAAAGAACCATATTTTGACTGGACTATGTACGGAATATGGTGCACAGGGTACGCTGATCATTACACATTAAAGACCGAACCTATTAAACCGCGTGTAAAAGTTCACACACCAACGACACCCCAGTGTGACCTCAACAGAATAATCCGCGTTGACCCAAATGCTCCCGGAAGGCAAACCTGCTTTCAGCTCCATGAATTTATTCGCCTAAACGTAGATCACGGCATGCTTACAAAAGGCATTCCCAACAAACAATACACTGAACTACATTTTCAAGCCCCACTGTTTGGCAATAACACTTGGGGCATTCAAAGCGGAGAAGGAAGACCCCCCCTACATCAACTTTGGTGA
- a CDS encoding Imm74 family immunity protein, with product MTTGAITFEEGGRQAKISVEALMRVNGNQTDFDIFESSLTGWLPPHESDVFTKADHDRIVRSICDELTARGITYTIE from the coding sequence ATGACAACCGGGGCTATCACTTTCGAAGAAGGTGGGCGGCAAGCCAAAATTTCTGTAGAAGCATTAATGCGTGTTAATGGCAATCAGACAGATTTCGATATATTTGAATCTTCGTTAACAGGATGGCTTCCACCTCATGAGAGTGATGTCTTTACTAAAGCAGACCATGATCGAATTGTAAGATCTATTTGTGATGAATTGACCGCACGCGGAATTACCTACACGATTGAATGA